The Blastococcus sp. HT6-4 genome window below encodes:
- a CDS encoding ABC transporter ATP-binding protein codes for MSTASTSLPSRPARSGAGPLLEVDDLRVEFRTDSGVVNAVNGVSYTVSEGETVAILGESGSGKSVSAQAIMGILDTPPAEITGGQILFEGRDLLTQPPEEQRKVRGPGISMIFQDALSALNPVYSVGFQIGEMFRVHRGLSRKDAKKRAAELMDRVRIPAAAQRVNDYPHQFSGGMRQRVMIAMAIALDPRILIADEPTTALDVTVQAQVMDLLKELQRDTGMGLILITHDLGVVNEVADNVAVMYAGRIVERGTVDDVFGNPAHPYTDGLMSSIPQLEAKGGRLQPIGGQPPNLASIPTGCPFHPRCPKRRLGADALPGRDCAADVPPLRLVVPGREAACHYSEEVLDV; via the coding sequence ATGAGCACCGCGTCCACGTCCCTCCCGTCCCGTCCCGCCAGATCCGGGGCCGGCCCCCTGCTGGAGGTCGACGACCTGCGCGTCGAGTTCCGGACCGACTCCGGCGTCGTCAACGCCGTCAACGGGGTCAGCTACACCGTCTCCGAGGGGGAGACGGTCGCGATCCTCGGGGAGTCGGGATCGGGCAAGTCGGTGTCCGCCCAGGCGATCATGGGGATCCTGGACACTCCGCCGGCCGAGATCACCGGCGGGCAGATCCTCTTCGAGGGCCGGGACCTGCTGACGCAGCCGCCGGAGGAGCAGCGCAAGGTCCGGGGCCCGGGGATCTCGATGATCTTCCAGGACGCGCTCTCGGCGCTGAACCCCGTGTACAGCGTCGGGTTCCAGATCGGCGAGATGTTCCGCGTCCACCGGGGGCTGTCGCGCAAGGACGCGAAAAAGCGCGCCGCCGAGCTGATGGACCGGGTGCGCATCCCGGCCGCGGCCCAGCGGGTGAACGACTACCCGCACCAGTTCTCCGGCGGCATGCGGCAGCGCGTCATGATCGCCATGGCGATCGCGCTCGACCCGCGGATCCTGATCGCCGACGAGCCGACGACGGCGCTCGACGTGACGGTCCAGGCGCAGGTCATGGACCTGCTCAAGGAGCTGCAGCGCGACACCGGCATGGGCCTGATCCTGATCACCCACGACCTCGGGGTGGTCAACGAGGTCGCCGACAACGTGGCGGTCATGTACGCCGGGCGCATCGTGGAGCGGGGCACGGTCGACGACGTGTTCGGCAACCCGGCGCACCCCTACACCGACGGGCTGATGAGCTCGATCCCGCAGCTGGAGGCCAAGGGCGGCCGGCTGCAGCCGATCGGTGGCCAGCCGCCGAACCTGGCGTCCATCCCCACGGGATGCCCGTTCCACCCACGGTGCCCGAAGCGCCGGCTGGGTGCCGACGCACTGCCCGGCCGTGACTGCGCCGCCGACGTCCCGCCGCTGCGGCTGGTCGTCCCGGGGCGCGAGGCGGCCTGCCACTACAGCGAGGAGGTGCTCGATGTCTGA